Below is a window of Pedobacter africanus DNA.
TTTCAAAAGCAGAACGTTGTTTGCTTTTCTTAACTAACTTCTTTCAATAATATGTCATAACGATATTTAGGTGCCTATATCGGTGGTGTCCACCTCTTCCCATTCCGAACAGAGAAGTTAAGCCCACCAGAGCCGATGGTACTGCGGTAACACGTGGGAGAGTAGGTCGGTGCCAAATCTTAAAGAAAGCCTGTAGCCATAAACTACAGGCTTTTCTTGTTTAGTGAACTTATTGGTTACACCAAAGGCCTTTGTATCCTAAGCACATCCGACTTTACCCGATGCAGTTCTCAGCCTACGGGGACGCCACTTAATTGCGAATAAAATAAGGCCAATGCAACTTATTGTGCATTTTTTGGTTATCTTTGATACAAAATTTAAAATATAAACGAATGAGTTTTTTCGCAGAAAAGAGAAGGGAAGTAATGTTACATATAGAAGCTTACATGCTTGAAATGATGGACACTTACTTAAAACCGATTGATACGAATTGGCAGCCATCTGATTTTTTGCCTGATTCTACAAGCGAAACATTTTACCAGGATATAAAAGCCCTGCGAGAAAAAGCGAATGATCTGTCTTACGATCTGGTTGCCGTTTTAATTGGTGATACCATTACGGAGGAGGCACTGCCAACGTACGAGTCGTGGTTAAGTATGGTGGATGGTATTTCAAGGGATGAACAAGGTGGATGGATGAAATGGACCCGGCACTGGACCGCCGAAGAAAACAGACATGGCGATCTGCTTAACAAATACCTCTATCTTTCGGGCCGTGTTGACATGCGCCAGATGGAGATTTCTACCCAGTACCTGATTGCCGATGGCTTTGACATTGGTACTGGTCATGACCCTTACCGTAACTTTATTTATACCAGTTTTCAGGAATTGGCTACAAATATCTCACACAGACGTGTCGCTTCGCTGGCGAAGAAGGATGGCGATAACCTGTTGTCTAAGATGTGCGGAGTAATTGCATCTGACGAAGCAAGACATGCGAAGGCCTATAAGGATTTTATGGCCAAAATTTTTGAGGTTGACCGCAATGAAGCAATGATTGCTTTTGAAGATATGATGCGTAAAAAAATCGTAATGCCTGCACACTTCCTTCGCGAGATGGGACTGAAGATCGGACAGACTTTTGGTCATTTTACCGATGCTGCTCAACGACTGGGGGTATATACCGCAATTGACTATGTTGAGATTATGCAGCAGCTGATAGAGGAATGGAAACTGGAAAGCATGCGTGACTTAAATGAAGCGGGTGAGAAGGCCCGTGACTATATCATGGCTTTACCGGCCAGGTTATTACGCGTGGCAGAACGGATGAAAAACCCTACAATGGATTATAAGTTTAGCTGGATACATGCTTAACGTTTTAAGCACTTAGACGAAAAGGCCTGAATAATAACTATTCAGGCCTTTTTGATTTACATATTTCTTCTATATTGTCCGCCAACTTCATAAAGTGCGTTGGATATCTGACCAAGTGAACAGATCTTGCAGACTTCCATCAGCTGCTCAAAGATATTTTCTCCGTTTACAGCCGACTTCTGAAGGTTTCTTAATGCAGTATCAGCTTTGTCTGCATTTCGATCCTGAAATGCCTTTAATGCCTTTATCTGATATTGTTTTTCTTCCTCTGTAGCTCGGATAACCTCCCCGGGTACAATGGTTGGAGAACCGTTCTTGTTGAGAAACATGTTCACACCCACAATTGGAAATTCGCCGGTATGTTTGAGCGTTTCATAGTACAGGCTCTCTTCCTGGATCCTGCCACGCTGGTACATGGTTTCCATGGCACCCAATACGCCTCCTCTGTCGTTAATACGCTTAAACTCCTGCAATACGGCCTCTTCTACCAGGTCGGTCAGTTCTTCAATAATAAAAGCTCCCTGCAGCGGGTTTTCGTTTTTGGCAAGACCAAGTTCACGGTTAATGATAAGTTGTATGGCCATAGCCCTGCGTACAGACTCCTCTGTAGGGGTAGTTATCGCTTCATCGTATGCATTGGTATGCAGGGAGTTGCAATTGTCGTAAATGGCATACAGGGCTTGTAATGTAGTGCGTATATCATTGAAGTCAATTTCCTGCGCATGCAATGAACGCCCTGAAGTTTGGATATGGTATTTTAGTTTTTGTGATCGGTCGTTTCCTTTGTATTTGTTCTTAATTGCTTTAGCCCAGATGCGGCGTGCCACACGTCCGATTACCGCATACTCCGGATCTATGCCATTAGAGAAGAAAAAGGAGAGATTGGGTGCAAAATCATCAATATTCATTCCCCTGCTCAGGTAGTACTCTACAAAAGTAAAGCCATTGCTTAGCGTAAATGCCAATTGCGAAATGGGGTTGGCCCCTGCCTCCGCAATGTGGTAGCCGGAAATGGATACGGAATAGAAATTACGAACCTTCTCAGTAATGAAATGGCTTTGTATGTCACCCATCATTCTTAACGCAAATTCTGTCGAAAAGATGCAGGTGTTTTGCGCCTGATCTTCTTTTAAAATATCAGCCTGTACTGTTCCACGTACGGTGCTAATGGCATGGGCCTTAATTTTTGCGTATATATCGGCAGGTAAAACCTGATCGCCGGTAACACCCAATAGCATCAGTCCAAGCCCGTTGTTGCCTTCGGGTAGGGCACCGTTATAAACAGGCCTTTCCTGTCCTTTTGCTTTATAGAGGCTGTTTATTTTTTGCTCTACTTCTTTCTGCAGTCCATGTTCGATGATGTATTTTTCACATTGTTGATCTATAGCAGCATTCATGAAAAAGCCCAGGAGCATAGGGGCAGGACCATTGATGGTCATAGAAACGGAGGTTGAGGCAGCACAGAGATCAAAGCCAGAATACAGCTTCTTCGCATCGTCAATTGTTGCAATACTCACCCCTGAATTTCCTATTTTTCCATAGATATCCGGTCTGATGTGCGGGTCTTCACCATACAGGGTTACGGAGTCAAAAGCGGTAGACAACCGGTGCGCAGGCTGACCCAGCGATACATAATGGAACCGTTTATTGGTACGTTCAGGGCCACCTTCGCCCGCAAACATCCTTGTAGGGTCTTCTCCGTCACGCTTTAAAGGAAATACCCCTGCTGCGTAAGGGAATTCTCCCGGAACATTTTCTGTAAGTAACCAGCGCAGGATATCGCCCCAGTCCCCATATCTTGGCAGGGACACTTTAGGAATTTGAAGTTTGGACAGTGATTCATAAAACAGCGGCTGCTTAATTTCTTTATCCCTTACTTTATAAATAAAATCTTTTTGTTGGTATTTTATTTTGGTTTCGGGCCATTGACGTAATAAACGCCTGCATTCAGCATCTAACTGTTCTTCCAGATGCTCATATATTTCCTGTAATGGCTCAATTAGCTTTTTGCTGACGGGAATGTCCTTTGTAATCTTTTCTTCTCCTGCAAGCTGAATTACTCCCTGTAACTGGTATAGCTTACGTGCAATAATACTTTGCTTGTCTACCCATTCATGATAGGTCTGACTGGCTTCTGCAATTTCGGCCAGGTAACGGGTGCGGTCAGGCGGAATAATGTAAATCTTTTCTGATTGTTCAGATGTGAGTTCCATTTGTGCATCAAACTTAACCCCTGTTTTTTCTCTGATTTTAGTCATGAGCGCACTAAACAGGTTGTTCATTCCCGGATCATTGAACTGGGAAGCCATTGTACCAAACACAGGTATGGTATCATCATTGGCATCAAACAGGTTATGGTTACGTTTGTACTGTTTACGTACGTCCCTAAGTGCATCAAGGGCTCCCCTTTTATCGAATTTGTTGATGGCTACCAGGTCGGCAAAATCAAGCATATCGATTTTTTCCAATTGTGTGGCTGCCCCGAATTCGGGGGTCATTACATACAGGGAAACATCACAATGTTCGGTGATTTCGGTATCGGACTGGCCTATTCCTGATGTTTCGACAATGATGAGGTCGTATCCTGCAGCCTTACAGATGTCAATGCTTTCCTGAACGTTTTTTGAAAGCGCAAGATTGGCTTGTCTGGTGGCCAGTGAACGCATGTATACCCTTGGGTTGTTGATGGCATTCATCCTGATCCTGTCGCCCAGTAAAGCACCTCCTGTTTTTCGTTTGGAGGGGTCAACAGATATGATGGCCAGGGTTTTATCTTTTACCTCAATCAGAAAACGTCTTACCAATTCATCTACAAGCGAGGATTTACCTGAACCGCCGGTTCCAGTAATGCCCAGCACAGGAGCCTGATTGCTTAAAGTCAGTTTTTTTAACTCATCTACAAATTTCTGAGCTGCCTGCGGATCATTTTCGGCTACAGTAATGGCAGCTGCAATACTCTTTATTTCCTTTTTCGGGATAGTTTTAAGTTCAGCATTCAAAGCCTTGGTGGTAACGTAGTCAGTCTGCTCCAGCATGTTATTGATCATGCCCTGCAGTCCCATTTTACGACCGTCATCAGGAGAGTAAATTCTGGTTATGCCATATTCATGAAGCTCGGCAATCTCTGAAGGTAAGATGACCCCGCCACCTCCGCCGAATATTTTAATGTGAGTGGCTCCGCGTTCCTGAAGCAGGTCGTACATATATTTGAAATATTCTATATGGCCACCTTGATAGGAGGTCATAGCTATACCTTGTACATCCTCCTGAATGGCGCAGTTTACAACTTCTTCTACGGAGCGGTTATGGCCAAGGTGTATGACTTCTGCTCCGGAAGACTGAAGGATACGGCGCATGATATTTATGGTTGCATCGTGACCATCAAAAAGGGCAGCAGCGGTAACAAAACGGATTTTATGCTTGGGTTTATAGATTTCAATTTGCTCCATATCAGATTTTATAATCGGTATGCAAAGGTAGGAAAAAGCGGGCGCAGGACGATAAAGGTTATAATAACAAAAGGCTGTTCTGGTTTTTGTTCCAGAACAGCCTTTTGTTATAATTTAAACCGCTATGATTATTGGTGGGTTAATTCGGTAATTGGTTCTCCTACACAACCACTTGGCATTTGTATGTGCAGCATAGCCGCCAGGGTAGCCGAAATATCGGTCATGTAGTGTGTTTTATTTGTTTTGCCGGGTTTCACTTTCCAGCCCATAAATACACATGGAATATGCGAATCGTAAGGGTTCCAGGAACCGTGTGTAGTTCCGGTATTGGTACCATCAAAATAGTTCGAAAGCAGGATGTAATAAATATCGCCGCTTCTACGGGCATTGTAACCATTGGTAATGGATTTCTTGATCTGTTCCGGAAGGGTGGTACCTGATAACTTGTTCAGATCTACTGCATTCATTATACCTGGTTGTTTTTTCAGATAGTCTATCGTGAAAGCCTTCATTTCTTCGAAATCTGCTTTCGATTTGCTGATTTCATCATGGTCAAAAAGGATCTGGTTGTTCATTGCAGTAACGATTGCCTTTTTGATTTTATATTTTTCATTAAATATTTGATTCAGATTTTTAACCACAGGTGCATCGTCAAATAATCCGCCTGGCAGTTTATTTTCTTTCATAAAGCCAGGCACATGAGCTGCGCCATGATCTGCCGAGAGGAAGAACAGGTAATTACCTTTACCCAAGGTTTCGTCCAGGTAGTTAAAAAAGGCTTCAAGGTCTTTATCGAGCCTTAAGTAAGTATCTTCTGCTTCAATTGAGTTAGGGCCATATTGGTGACCAACATAATCTGTAGCAGAGCAACTTACCGCAAGGAAATCTGTGGTATTGTTCTGTCCGAGTTTTTCTGCAGCTACCGCATGCCTGGCCAGATCGAGTGTCATAGTATTGCCGTACGGCGTGCTTTTGATGATCTCATAGTTTTTGCCGA
It encodes the following:
- a CDS encoding acyl-ACP desaturase, which translates into the protein MSFFAEKRREVMLHIEAYMLEMMDTYLKPIDTNWQPSDFLPDSTSETFYQDIKALREKANDLSYDLVAVLIGDTITEEALPTYESWLSMVDGISRDEQGGWMKWTRHWTAEENRHGDLLNKYLYLSGRVDMRQMEISTQYLIADGFDIGTGHDPYRNFIYTSFQELATNISHRRVASLAKKDGDNLLSKMCGVIASDEARHAKAYKDFMAKIFEVDRNEAMIAFEDMMRKKIVMPAHFLREMGLKIGQTFGHFTDAAQRLGVYTAIDYVEIMQQLIEEWKLESMRDLNEAGEKARDYIMALPARLLRVAERMKNPTMDYKFSWIHA
- a CDS encoding methylmalonyl-CoA mutase family protein, encoding MEQIEIYKPKHKIRFVTAAALFDGHDATINIMRRILQSSGAEVIHLGHNRSVEEVVNCAIQEDVQGIAMTSYQGGHIEYFKYMYDLLQERGATHIKIFGGGGGVILPSEIAELHEYGITRIYSPDDGRKMGLQGMINNMLEQTDYVTTKALNAELKTIPKKEIKSIAAAITVAENDPQAAQKFVDELKKLTLSNQAPVLGITGTGGSGKSSLVDELVRRFLIEVKDKTLAIISVDPSKRKTGGALLGDRIRMNAINNPRVYMRSLATRQANLALSKNVQESIDICKAAGYDLIIVETSGIGQSDTEITEHCDVSLYVMTPEFGAATQLEKIDMLDFADLVAINKFDKRGALDALRDVRKQYKRNHNLFDANDDTIPVFGTMASQFNDPGMNNLFSALMTKIREKTGVKFDAQMELTSEQSEKIYIIPPDRTRYLAEIAEASQTYHEWVDKQSIIARKLYQLQGVIQLAGEEKITKDIPVSKKLIEPLQEIYEHLEEQLDAECRRLLRQWPETKIKYQQKDFIYKVRDKEIKQPLFYESLSKLQIPKVSLPRYGDWGDILRWLLTENVPGEFPYAAGVFPLKRDGEDPTRMFAGEGGPERTNKRFHYVSLGQPAHRLSTAFDSVTLYGEDPHIRPDIYGKIGNSGVSIATIDDAKKLYSGFDLCAASTSVSMTINGPAPMLLGFFMNAAIDQQCEKYIIEHGLQKEVEQKINSLYKAKGQERPVYNGALPEGNNGLGLMLLGVTGDQVLPADIYAKIKAHAISTVRGTVQADILKEDQAQNTCIFSTEFALRMMGDIQSHFITEKVRNFYSVSISGYHIAEAGANPISQLAFTLSNGFTFVEYYLSRGMNIDDFAPNLSFFFSNGIDPEYAVIGRVARRIWAKAIKNKYKGNDRSQKLKYHIQTSGRSLHAQEIDFNDIRTTLQALYAIYDNCNSLHTNAYDEAITTPTEESVRRAMAIQLIINRELGLAKNENPLQGAFIIEELTDLVEEAVLQEFKRINDRGGVLGAMETMYQRGRIQEESLYYETLKHTGEFPIVGVNMFLNKNGSPTIVPGEVIRATEEEKQYQIKALKAFQDRNADKADTALRNLQKSAVNGENIFEQLMEVCKICSLGQISNALYEVGGQYRRNM
- the pafA gene encoding alkaline phosphatase PafA; amino-acid sequence: MKRIYLLFAALVLISSGASAQKKSNKLPSANPSSSGVNRPKLIVGMVIDQMRWDYLYRYANRYSSGGFKRLVNEGFSAENTFIPYTPTYTACGHASIYTGSVPAINGIIGNDWYDPQLKRNVYCAEDTSVTSVGSTTVAGKMSPKNMLVTTITDELRLATNFKSKVIGISLKDRGSILPAGHSANAAYWFDAQTGDWISSTYYMTQLPGWIQDYNKQKHADQFYANNWNTLYPIDSYSQSTADDKIYERKTRGEQTPTFPHPLKLYIGKNYEIIKSTPYGNTMTLDLARHAVAAEKLGQNNTTDFLAVSCSATDYVGHQYGPNSIEAEDTYLRLDKDLEAFFNYLDETLGKGNYLFFLSADHGAAHVPGFMKENKLPGGLFDDAPVVKNLNQIFNEKYKIKKAIVTAMNNQILFDHDEISKSKADFEEMKAFTIDYLKKQPGIMNAVDLNKLSGTTLPEQIKKSITNGYNARRSGDIYYILLSNYFDGTNTGTTHGSWNPYDSHIPCVFMGWKVKPGKTNKTHYMTDISATLAAMLHIQMPSGCVGEPITELTHQ